The following coding sequences are from one Diachasmimorpha longicaudata isolate KC_UGA_2023 chromosome 6, iyDiaLong2, whole genome shotgun sequence window:
- the Bap170 gene encoding AT-rich interactive domain-containing protein 2 isoform X7 — translation MAKILNKDPVTYERERESFLRELHHFHETRGTSFKKSPKISGHEIDLYLLYVLVTAHGGWIKVNTRNEWSLLCEQFYLPPGCVNSGVGLKQIYLRYLDRYEKVHFLGEDGHQGDDDDEDSRHRKWSARSLHSVPLTYNHNQHNVTESFREYNGLSSNLYKPSNYDKLALSLLSPLPNEQDFAINVCTLLSNEGKYTLRLDKYPRLINILLAHAGVFDSPGTRQLFIEVYSRVRNYSINSFWSDVLDSPEVLDLTNEKTFMKKPTTDLNTFSRRKFLEREKDKKTKKSNDQSPQETPMEIESQVEDSNRLEASASIVDEDSFTDQNQNSIKFEDDDKDLFCVGRTLGTQDPYGQRVLQIASILRNLSFTPENAAVLGRNRCFLRFVLLCVRARWSNLHQLGFDILGNISNEMILKEAGERLTNCVLTCIANGINSSDRFIVISCLEVLNKISQHDSNEEIVTYGLTDSVYELICRFLALSDIALLVYTLECLYALTSLGERPCTSIARIRGAIDTLVALVTVEAQSYGPKACILMRVVETVSTVSVPSSSGGSGQQTTTVSSTVTSVNTTSVATVTTTSVPTVPSSTVVTAVAAAAATATTASTAAAPATSPAPSRPSTPATPSSVGSKVNSKASVEAANSLQQQHAHQQIIQENEQFALGWLRATFELAPGGKIEQEELYKKYLGCCTKIGRRGVIAPLHFPRCVRSVFGGTIGPNPVKGETTGTQYYEGIRVRSTTTCATLPSQNTSQNATTTTTVNSTPVKVLAVQQRTVTTPTSPNPDSTGPELSQNSQSTPASPILKAHLSAPPKPTTNLPIQTQNPVTKVDSKSQVSVAHPHLSQALLATGSQTNQQQHQQINQQNQHTQVIKEEPRTGTTSSSIIKSLLATKVTQRQQQQRLLQQQLVSGVQPAAPAATPASPVPVIKAPVNSKQKHVSNVTTGRKIQRLNGAKIIVANNIEKTELNDNDSHPTIPTTSTTPVSTMTENHITTTVKVIRPLGTSIKQNQRIISIPLAEDSDSTNNSLASSSGIGGSRDCSGVGAEEENSLTSFEGILLNGAPSSIDIDGQDDGSSKDSSGISTKEKPLMLADLLERKVEKEVIVNGVLGKNSINEKGKDLVENHIKKVLKDPPEMKIKQELDENNLIQPEVSDNALIEPPRGMKRTSTDSDEHESKKPKYSNGTTSPEPTDTTAESTVSSIKSEDQEDDKDNEVKVSSTAANLYAALAADCIEDETDLEETPVIKEEPIPPVIKEEPLTRAFINNQVETIAQPQQLIMTAPRQIVVQQAIQNNQMIIPGGQIKARTNPSQPQVLLQQGAGGQLQYVVSGGVPGQNYVLAQSQTALVQGQAQTVLVAQTTQQQGTGAKTIIILQPQSAAQQAPQKMVAVTPQGQQVVVTQVPRPMIQSSIGTIPPPLVPSSTGLQQASIIVNSSAAQSNQGTVTVTIPTMAQQCPITSSVPSRVVTPTPASTPPPTRPTTPHQAAATHGGGKQQVKVVKAVGTSTSTSTEPDNKPSTSTPVNSEPKTFTIKIDPNAYLCEWRGCLKQFKTPHEVYLHVCEAHCPTGPEEILCLWASCDGLKRRRFSLMTHLYDRHCNAESMSQRRKQLTAAGKTELASTTASISHHPGYAPNAAFHAIKRHALEFVNPKELMDDNEGPVTKSIRLTAALILRNLVIYSTHGRRHLRAYEPHLAGVALSNVESSRTIAQVLYDMNDQSNTNR, via the exons atggCCAAAATCCTCAATAAGGATCCTGTTACGTACGAGAGGGAGCGGGAGAGCTTCCTCAGGGAACTTCATCATTTTCACGAAACCAGAGG cACGTCGTTCAAGAAGTCGCCGAAAATCAGTGGCCACGAAATAGATCTTTATCTGCTGTATGTTCTTGTAACGGCGCATGGGGGATGGATTAAG GTGAATACAAGGAACGAGTGGTCTCTTCTCTGTGAGCAGTTCTACCTACCGCCAGGCTGCGTGAACAGTGGTGTTGGACTCAAGCAAATATACCTCAG GTATCTCGACAGGTACGAAAAAGTCCACTTCCTGGGTGAAGATGGACACCagggggatgatgatgatgaggacTCGAGACATAGAAAATGGTCTGCCAGGTCACTGCACTCGGTACCACTCACCTATAATCACAATCAGCATAATGTTACAg AATCTTTCCGAGAATACAATGGCCTCTCATCAAATCTCTACAAGCCATCAAACTACGACAAGCTCGCTTTGTCCCTCCTCTCGCCCCTCCCCAATGAGCAAGACTTCGCGATAAACGTCTGCACGCTGCTCTCAAACGAGGGTAAATACACCCTCCGTCTCGACAAATATCCCCGTCTAATAAACATCCTCCTGGCGCACGCCGGTGTCTTCGACTCTCCCGGCACCAGACAACTTTTCATCGAAGTATATTCTCGCGTCCGCAACTACTCAATAAACTCCTTCTGGTCGGACGTTCTCGATTCCCCAGAAGTTCTAGATCTGACGAATGAGAAGACATTTATGAAGAAACCGACGACAGATCTGAATACATTTTCACGTAGAAAATTTCTCGAACGCGAGAAGGataaaaaaacgaagaaatcgaatGATCAAAGCCCCCAAGAAACGCCGATGGAGATTGAATCCCAGGTAGAAGATAGTAATCGTTTGGAGGCATCTGCCAGTATCGTAGACGAGGATTCCTTCACCGATCAAAATCAAAATTCGATTAAATTCGAAGACGATGATAAGGATTTGTTCTGTGTGGGTAGGACCCTGGGTACTCAAGATCCATATGGCCAGCGTGTCCTCCAGATAGCCTCAATCCTTCGTAATCTAAGTTTTACACCTGAAAATGCCGCTGTGCTGGGTAGAAATCGTTGCTTTCTACGTTTTGTTCTACTCTGTGTCAGAGCACGATGGAGCAATCTGCATCAACTTGGCTTCGACATACTGGGTAATATATCCAACGAAATGATTCTCAAAGAGGCCGGTGAGAGATTAACAAACTGTGTATTAACGTGTATAGCTAATGGTATTAATTCGTCGGATCGTTTTATCGTGATATCGTGTTTAGAAGTGCTCAATAAAATCAGCCAGCATGATAGCAACGAAGAAATTGTAACTTATGGATTGACAGACAGTGTTTACGAGTTGATATGCAGATTTTTAGCTCTAAGCGATATAGCACTGTTGGTGTATACATTGGAGTGTCTTTACGCGTTAACATCGTTGGGTGAAAGACCTTGTACGAGCATTGCTCGAATACGTGGAGCTATTGATACTTTGGTAGCTCTTGTTACTGTTGAGGCGCAGAGTTATGGACCTAAAGCGTGTATACTTATGAGAGTTGTGGAGACTGTCTCTACGGTATCAGTGCCAAGTTCAAGTGGTGGTAGTGGACAGCAAACGACAACTGTCAGTAGTACAGTTACTTCGGTTAATACTACGTCAGTGGCTACTGTTACTACAACGAGTGTTCCTACTGTACCCAGTAGTACAGTGGTTACtgctgttgctgctgctgctgctacTGCTACTACTGCTTCTACTGCTGCTGCACCTGCTACTAGTCCAGCGCCTTCGAGACCTTCTACACCAGCAACTCCCTCCTCTGTCGGGAGCAAGGTTAATAGCAAGGCTAGTGTCGAGGCTGCCAATTCGCTGCAGCAGCAGCATGCACATCAGCAAATCATTCAGGAGAATGAGCAGTTTGCTTTGGGATGGCTCAGGGCCACTTTTGAACTTGCACCTGGGGGGAAGATCGAGCAGGAGGAGTTGTACAAGAAGTATCTGGGGTGCTGCACAAAAATTGGGAGGAGGGGGGTCATTGCTCCACTGCATTTTCCACGCTGTGTCAG ATCGGTATTTGGTGGTACAATTGGTCCAAATCCAGTAAAAGGAGAGACAACGGGTACACAGTACTATGAGGGTATACGTGTTCGTTCAACGACAACGTGTGCAACACTTCCGAGCCAAAATACAAGCCAGAATGCAACAACAACGACAACAGTTAATTCAACTCCAGTAAAGGTGCTTGCCGTACAACAGCGTACAGTCACAACACCCACAAGTCCCAATCCCGATAGCACAGGCCCCGAATTATCCCAAAATTCTCAATCAACACCAGCCTCACCTATACTAAAAGCCCACTTGTCAGCTCCACCAAAACCAACCACAAATCTTCCAATACAAACCCAGAATCCAGTCACCAAGGTTGACTCTAAAAGTCAG GTGTCAGTGGCGCACCCGCACTTGAGCCAGGCCCTCCTAGCAACAGGTTCACAAACCAATCAGCAACAGCACCAGCAAATAAATCAACAGAATCAACATACCCAAGTGATTAAAGAAGAGCCTCGCACTGGTACAACATCGAGCTCAATAATAAAAAGCCTATTGGCAACAAAG GTTACTCAGAGACAGCAGCAGCAGAGGCTACTGCAGCAACAATTGGTCAGTGGAGTCCAACCAGCTGCTCCTGCGGCCACTCCAGCCAGTCCAGTTCCGGTTATCAAAGCTCCTGTTAATTCAAAACAAAAGCATGTGTCAAATGTTACAACTGGGAGGAAAATTCAGAGGCTGAATGGcgcaaaaattattgttgctaataatattgaaaag ACTGAATTAAACGACAATGACTCCCACCCAACAATCCCCACCACCTCAACGACCCCAGTGTCAACAATGACTGAAAATCACATAACAACAACAGTGAAAGTCATAAGACCCCTGGGCACGTCTATCAAGCAGAATCAGCGAATAATATCTATCCCTCTCGCTGAAGATTCAGACTCCACCAATAATTCCCTGGCCTCCTCTAGTGGAATAGGTGGAAGTAGGGATTGTTCAGGAGTAGGTGCAGAGGAGGAGAACTCCCTGACGAGTTTCGAAGGGATTCTCTTAAACGGTGCCCCCAGTAGTATAGATATCGACGGCCAGGATGATGGTTCCTCCAAGGATTCATCAGGCATAAGCACAAAGGAAAAACCACTGATGCTAGCTGACCTACTTGAGCGAAAAGTTGAGAAGGAGGTAATAGTAAATGGTGTCTTGGGTAAAAACTCGATAAACGAAAAGGGAAAAGACCTGGTCGAGAATCACATAAAGAAGGTCCTGAAGGACCCTccagagatgaaaataaagcAAGAACTCGATGAGAATAATTTGATTCAGCCAGAGGTATCAGATAATGCCCTGATTGAACCCCCTAGGGGCATGAAGAGAACGTCAACCGACTCTGACGAGCACGAGTCGAAAAagccaaaatattcaaacggTACAACGTCCCCAGAGCCCACTGACACGACAGCAGAATCTACAGTCTCTAGTATAAAATCCGAAGACCAAGAGGACGATAAAGATAATGAAGTAAAGGTGTCATCGACAGCGGCTAATTTGTACGCCGCTCTAGCAGCGGATTGCATAGAGGATGAGACAGACTTGGAGGAGACACCAGTAATCAAGGAGGAGCCAATACCCCCAGTGATAAAAGAAGAACCACTGACCAGAGCATTCATCAATAATCAGGTTGAAACTATTGCCCAGCCTCAACAATTGATCATGACAGCGCCAAGACAGATAGTAGTGCAACAAGCCATTCAGAACAATCAAATGATAATCCCAGGTGGCCAGATAAAGGCAAGAACCAATCCCTCACAGCCCCAGGTACTTTTGCAACAGGGAGCTGGTGGACAACTGCAATACGTAGTGTCTGGTGGTGTACCAGGACAGAATTACGTACTGGCACAATCTCAAACGGCTTTAGTACAGGGCCAAGCACAAACAGTACTGGTAGCACAGACAACACAGCAACAGGGTACAGGTGCCAAGACGATAATTATTCTTCAGCCACAGTCAGCAGCTCAACAGGCACCACAGAAGATGGTCGCTGTGACTCCTCAGGGGCAGCAGGTAGTAGTGACACAGGTACCTAGACCCATGATTCAGAGCTCCATTGGGACTATTCCTCCACCACTTGTGCCATCATCGACTGGGTTACAACAGGCTTCGATAATTGTCAATAGCTCCGCGGCACAGAGCAATCAGGGAACTGTCACTGTTACAATACCAACGATGGCTCAGCAATGTCCAATAACGAGTAGTGTACCTTCGAGAGTGGTAACACCAACTCCAGCTTCAACACCACCACCAACTAGGCCAACTACTCCTCATCAAGCTGCTGCCACACATGGTGGTGGTAAGCAACAGGTGAAGGTAGTTAAGGCTGTCGGCACGTCGACGAGCACCTCCACTGAGCCTGATAATAAACCATCGACTAGCACTCCTGTTAATTCGGAACCCAAGACATTTACTATTAAGATTGATCCTAATGCTTATCTGTGTGAGTGGAGGGGCTGTTTGAAACAGTTCAAGACACCCCATGAGGTTTATCTTCATGTTTGTGAGGCCCATTGTCCCACTGGGCCTGAGGAGATACTGTGTTTGTGGGCGAGTTGTGATGGCCTCAAGAGGAGAAGATTCTCTTTGATGACGCATCTGTATGATAGGCATTGCAATGCTGAGAGCATGAGCCAGAGGAGGAAACAACTCACTGCTGCGGGGAAGACAGAGTTAGCTAGTACTACTGCATCAATTTCTCATCATCCTGGGTATGCACCCAATGCTGCCTTCCATGCGATCAAGAGACATGCCCTCGAGTTCGTCAATCCGAAGGAGTTGATG GATGACAATGAGGGTCCTGTGACAAAAAGTATTCGCCTGACGGCAGCTCTGATTCTCAGAAACCTAGTCATATACTCTACACATGGAAGAAG GCACCTCCGAGCATATGAGCCTCATCTAGCTGGCGTTGCTTTGAGCAATGTGGAGTCCTCGCGGACAATAGCGCAAGTCCTCTACGACATGAATGATCAGAGTAACACCAACAGGTGA
- the Bap170 gene encoding AT-rich interactive domain-containing protein 2 isoform X3: MAKILNKDPVTYERERESFLRELHHFHETRGTSFKKSPKISGHEIDLYLLYVLVTAHGGWIKVNTRNEWSLLCEQFYLPPGCVNSGVGLKQIYLRYLDRYEKVHFLGEDGHQGDDDDEDSRHRKWSARSLHSVPLTYNHNQHNVTESFREYNGLSSNLYKPSNYDKLALSLLSPLPNEQDFAINVCTLLSNEGKYTLRLDKYPRLINILLAHAGVFDSPGTRQLFIEVYSRVRNYSINSFWSDVLDSPEVLDLTNEKTFMKKPTTDLNTFSRRKFLEREKDKKTKKSNDQSPQETPMEIESQVEDSNRLEASASIVDEDSFTDQNQNSIKFEDDDKDLFCVGRTLGTQDPYGQRVLQIASILRNLSFTPENAAVLGRNRCFLRFVLLCVRARWSNLHQLGFDILGNISNEMILKEAGERLTNCVLTCIANGINSSDRFIVISCLEVLNKISQHDSNEEIVTYGLTDSVYELICRFLALSDIALLVYTLECLYALTSLGERPCTSIARIRGAIDTLVALVTVEAQSYGPKACILMRVVETVSTVSVPSSSGGSGQQTTTVSSTVTSVNTTSVATVTTTSVPTVPSSTVVTAVAAAAATATTASTAAAPATSPAPSRPSTPATPSSVGSKVNSKASVEAANSLQQQHAHQQIIQENEQFALGWLRATFELAPGGKIEQEELYKKYLGCCTKIGRRGVIAPLHFPRCVRSVFGGTIGPNPVKGETTGTQYYEGIRVRSTTTCATLPSQNTSQNATTTTTVNSTPVKVLAVQQRTVTTPTSPNPDSTGPELSQNSQSTPASPILKAHLSAPPKPTTNLPIQTQNPVTKVDSKSQVSVAHPHLSQALLATGSQTNQQQHQQINQQNQHTQVIKEEPRTGTTSSSIIKSLLATKVTQRQQQQRLLQQQLVSGVQPAAPAATPASPVPVIKAPVNSKQKHVSNVTTGRKIQRLNGAKIIVANNIEKTELNDNDSHPTIPTTSTTPVSTMTENHITTTVKVIRPLGTSIKQNQRIISIPLAEDSDSTNNSLASSSGIGGSRDCSGVGAEEENSLTSFEGILLNGAPSSIDIDGQDDGSSKDSSGISTKEKPLMLADLLERKVEKEVIVNGVLGKNSINEKGKDLVENHIKKVLKDPPEMKIKQELDENNLIQPEVSDNALIEPPRGMKRTSTDSDEHESKKPKYSNGTTSPEPTDTTAESTVSSIKSEDQEDDKDNEVKVSSTAANLYAALAADCIEDETDLEETPVIKEEPIPPVIKEEPLTRAFINNQVETIAQPQQLIMTAPRQIVVQQAIQNNQMIIPGGQIKARTNPSQPQVLLQQGAGGQLQYVVSGGVPGQNYVLAQSQTALVQGQAQTVLVAQTTQQQGTGAKTIIILQPQSAAQQAPQKMVAVTPQGQQVVVTQVPRPMIQSSIGTIPPPLVPSSTGLQQASIIVNSSAAQSNQGTVTVTIPTMAQQCPITSSVPSRVVTPTPASTPPPTRPTTPHQAAATHGGGKQQVKVVKAVGTSTSTSTEPDNKPSTSTPVNSEPKTFTIKIDPNAYLCEWRGCLKQFKTPHEVYLHVCEAHCPTGPEEILCLWASCDGLKRRRFSLMTHLYDRHCNAESMSQRRKQLTAAGKTELASTTASISHHPGYAPNAAFHAIKRHALEFVNPKELMQRPTKPAATIASSSSPRPGQNPPPEQDDNEGPVTKSIRLTAALILRNLVIYSTHGRRHLRAYEPHLAGVALSNVESSRTIAQVLYDMNDQSNTNR, translated from the exons atggCCAAAATCCTCAATAAGGATCCTGTTACGTACGAGAGGGAGCGGGAGAGCTTCCTCAGGGAACTTCATCATTTTCACGAAACCAGAGG cACGTCGTTCAAGAAGTCGCCGAAAATCAGTGGCCACGAAATAGATCTTTATCTGCTGTATGTTCTTGTAACGGCGCATGGGGGATGGATTAAG GTGAATACAAGGAACGAGTGGTCTCTTCTCTGTGAGCAGTTCTACCTACCGCCAGGCTGCGTGAACAGTGGTGTTGGACTCAAGCAAATATACCTCAG GTATCTCGACAGGTACGAAAAAGTCCACTTCCTGGGTGAAGATGGACACCagggggatgatgatgatgaggacTCGAGACATAGAAAATGGTCTGCCAGGTCACTGCACTCGGTACCACTCACCTATAATCACAATCAGCATAATGTTACAg AATCTTTCCGAGAATACAATGGCCTCTCATCAAATCTCTACAAGCCATCAAACTACGACAAGCTCGCTTTGTCCCTCCTCTCGCCCCTCCCCAATGAGCAAGACTTCGCGATAAACGTCTGCACGCTGCTCTCAAACGAGGGTAAATACACCCTCCGTCTCGACAAATATCCCCGTCTAATAAACATCCTCCTGGCGCACGCCGGTGTCTTCGACTCTCCCGGCACCAGACAACTTTTCATCGAAGTATATTCTCGCGTCCGCAACTACTCAATAAACTCCTTCTGGTCGGACGTTCTCGATTCCCCAGAAGTTCTAGATCTGACGAATGAGAAGACATTTATGAAGAAACCGACGACAGATCTGAATACATTTTCACGTAGAAAATTTCTCGAACGCGAGAAGGataaaaaaacgaagaaatcgaatGATCAAAGCCCCCAAGAAACGCCGATGGAGATTGAATCCCAGGTAGAAGATAGTAATCGTTTGGAGGCATCTGCCAGTATCGTAGACGAGGATTCCTTCACCGATCAAAATCAAAATTCGATTAAATTCGAAGACGATGATAAGGATTTGTTCTGTGTGGGTAGGACCCTGGGTACTCAAGATCCATATGGCCAGCGTGTCCTCCAGATAGCCTCAATCCTTCGTAATCTAAGTTTTACACCTGAAAATGCCGCTGTGCTGGGTAGAAATCGTTGCTTTCTACGTTTTGTTCTACTCTGTGTCAGAGCACGATGGAGCAATCTGCATCAACTTGGCTTCGACATACTGGGTAATATATCCAACGAAATGATTCTCAAAGAGGCCGGTGAGAGATTAACAAACTGTGTATTAACGTGTATAGCTAATGGTATTAATTCGTCGGATCGTTTTATCGTGATATCGTGTTTAGAAGTGCTCAATAAAATCAGCCAGCATGATAGCAACGAAGAAATTGTAACTTATGGATTGACAGACAGTGTTTACGAGTTGATATGCAGATTTTTAGCTCTAAGCGATATAGCACTGTTGGTGTATACATTGGAGTGTCTTTACGCGTTAACATCGTTGGGTGAAAGACCTTGTACGAGCATTGCTCGAATACGTGGAGCTATTGATACTTTGGTAGCTCTTGTTACTGTTGAGGCGCAGAGTTATGGACCTAAAGCGTGTATACTTATGAGAGTTGTGGAGACTGTCTCTACGGTATCAGTGCCAAGTTCAAGTGGTGGTAGTGGACAGCAAACGACAACTGTCAGTAGTACAGTTACTTCGGTTAATACTACGTCAGTGGCTACTGTTACTACAACGAGTGTTCCTACTGTACCCAGTAGTACAGTGGTTACtgctgttgctgctgctgctgctacTGCTACTACTGCTTCTACTGCTGCTGCACCTGCTACTAGTCCAGCGCCTTCGAGACCTTCTACACCAGCAACTCCCTCCTCTGTCGGGAGCAAGGTTAATAGCAAGGCTAGTGTCGAGGCTGCCAATTCGCTGCAGCAGCAGCATGCACATCAGCAAATCATTCAGGAGAATGAGCAGTTTGCTTTGGGATGGCTCAGGGCCACTTTTGAACTTGCACCTGGGGGGAAGATCGAGCAGGAGGAGTTGTACAAGAAGTATCTGGGGTGCTGCACAAAAATTGGGAGGAGGGGGGTCATTGCTCCACTGCATTTTCCACGCTGTGTCAG ATCGGTATTTGGTGGTACAATTGGTCCAAATCCAGTAAAAGGAGAGACAACGGGTACACAGTACTATGAGGGTATACGTGTTCGTTCAACGACAACGTGTGCAACACTTCCGAGCCAAAATACAAGCCAGAATGCAACAACAACGACAACAGTTAATTCAACTCCAGTAAAGGTGCTTGCCGTACAACAGCGTACAGTCACAACACCCACAAGTCCCAATCCCGATAGCACAGGCCCCGAATTATCCCAAAATTCTCAATCAACACCAGCCTCACCTATACTAAAAGCCCACTTGTCAGCTCCACCAAAACCAACCACAAATCTTCCAATACAAACCCAGAATCCAGTCACCAAGGTTGACTCTAAAAGTCAG GTGTCAGTGGCGCACCCGCACTTGAGCCAGGCCCTCCTAGCAACAGGTTCACAAACCAATCAGCAACAGCACCAGCAAATAAATCAACAGAATCAACATACCCAAGTGATTAAAGAAGAGCCTCGCACTGGTACAACATCGAGCTCAATAATAAAAAGCCTATTGGCAACAAAG GTTACTCAGAGACAGCAGCAGCAGAGGCTACTGCAGCAACAATTGGTCAGTGGAGTCCAACCAGCTGCTCCTGCGGCCACTCCAGCCAGTCCAGTTCCGGTTATCAAAGCTCCTGTTAATTCAAAACAAAAGCATGTGTCAAATGTTACAACTGGGAGGAAAATTCAGAGGCTGAATGGcgcaaaaattattgttgctaataatattgaaaag ACTGAATTAAACGACAATGACTCCCACCCAACAATCCCCACCACCTCAACGACCCCAGTGTCAACAATGACTGAAAATCACATAACAACAACAGTGAAAGTCATAAGACCCCTGGGCACGTCTATCAAGCAGAATCAGCGAATAATATCTATCCCTCTCGCTGAAGATTCAGACTCCACCAATAATTCCCTGGCCTCCTCTAGTGGAATAGGTGGAAGTAGGGATTGTTCAGGAGTAGGTGCAGAGGAGGAGAACTCCCTGACGAGTTTCGAAGGGATTCTCTTAAACGGTGCCCCCAGTAGTATAGATATCGACGGCCAGGATGATGGTTCCTCCAAGGATTCATCAGGCATAAGCACAAAGGAAAAACCACTGATGCTAGCTGACCTACTTGAGCGAAAAGTTGAGAAGGAGGTAATAGTAAATGGTGTCTTGGGTAAAAACTCGATAAACGAAAAGGGAAAAGACCTGGTCGAGAATCACATAAAGAAGGTCCTGAAGGACCCTccagagatgaaaataaagcAAGAACTCGATGAGAATAATTTGATTCAGCCAGAGGTATCAGATAATGCCCTGATTGAACCCCCTAGGGGCATGAAGAGAACGTCAACCGACTCTGACGAGCACGAGTCGAAAAagccaaaatattcaaacggTACAACGTCCCCAGAGCCCACTGACACGACAGCAGAATCTACAGTCTCTAGTATAAAATCCGAAGACCAAGAGGACGATAAAGATAATGAAGTAAAGGTGTCATCGACAGCGGCTAATTTGTACGCCGCTCTAGCAGCGGATTGCATAGAGGATGAGACAGACTTGGAGGAGACACCAGTAATCAAGGAGGAGCCAATACCCCCAGTGATAAAAGAAGAACCACTGACCAGAGCATTCATCAATAATCAGGTTGAAACTATTGCCCAGCCTCAACAATTGATCATGACAGCGCCAAGACAGATAGTAGTGCAACAAGCCATTCAGAACAATCAAATGATAATCCCAGGTGGCCAGATAAAGGCAAGAACCAATCCCTCACAGCCCCAGGTACTTTTGCAACAGGGAGCTGGTGGACAACTGCAATACGTAGTGTCTGGTGGTGTACCAGGACAGAATTACGTACTGGCACAATCTCAAACGGCTTTAGTACAGGGCCAAGCACAAACAGTACTGGTAGCACAGACAACACAGCAACAGGGTACAGGTGCCAAGACGATAATTATTCTTCAGCCACAGTCAGCAGCTCAACAGGCACCACAGAAGATGGTCGCTGTGACTCCTCAGGGGCAGCAGGTAGTAGTGACACAGGTACCTAGACCCATGATTCAGAGCTCCATTGGGACTATTCCTCCACCACTTGTGCCATCATCGACTGGGTTACAACAGGCTTCGATAATTGTCAATAGCTCCGCGGCACAGAGCAATCAGGGAACTGTCACTGTTACAATACCAACGATGGCTCAGCAATGTCCAATAACGAGTAGTGTACCTTCGAGAGTGGTAACACCAACTCCAGCTTCAACACCACCACCAACTAGGCCAACTACTCCTCATCAAGCTGCTGCCACACATGGTGGTGGTAAGCAACAGGTGAAGGTAGTTAAGGCTGTCGGCACGTCGACGAGCACCTCCACTGAGCCTGATAATAAACCATCGACTAGCACTCCTGTTAATTCGGAACCCAAGACATTTACTATTAAGATTGATCCTAATGCTTATCTGTGTGAGTGGAGGGGCTGTTTGAAACAGTTCAAGACACCCCATGAGGTTTATCTTCATGTTTGTGAGGCCCATTGTCCCACTGGGCCTGAGGAGATACTGTGTTTGTGGGCGAGTTGTGATGGCCTCAAGAGGAGAAGATTCTCTTTGATGACGCATCTGTATGATAGGCATTGCAATGCTGAGAGCATGAGCCAGAGGAGGAAACAACTCACTGCTGCGGGGAAGACAGAGTTAGCTAGTACTACTGCATCAATTTCTCATCATCCTGGGTATGCACCCAATGCTGCCTTCCATGCGATCAAGAGACATGCCCTCGAGTTCGTCAATCCGAAGGAGTTGATG CAAAGGCCAACCAAGCCGGCTGCGACTATCGCGAGCTCCTCTTCTCCCCGACCTGGGCAAAATCCTCCACCGGAACAG GATGACAATGAGGGTCCTGTGACAAAAAGTATTCGCCTGACGGCAGCTCTGATTCTCAGAAACCTAGTCATATACTCTACACATGGAAGAAG GCACCTCCGAGCATATGAGCCTCATCTAGCTGGCGTTGCTTTGAGCAATGTGGAGTCCTCGCGGACAATAGCGCAAGTCCTCTACGACATGAATGATCAGAGTAACACCAACAGGTGA